One stretch of Carassius carassius chromosome 18, fCarCar2.1, whole genome shotgun sequence DNA includes these proteins:
- the LOC132092211 gene encoding gap junction Cx32.2 protein-like: MGDWGFLSKLLDKVQSHSTNIGKVWLTVLLIFRIMVLGAGLDKVWGDEQSSMVCNINTPGCLNACYDHIFPISHMRFWVLQIIFVATPNLVYLGYVLHVIHKENKLRLHLQNQEEKSGVKLLKYTDDNGKIYYKGSLLGCYMLSITVTILFEAGFIVAQYYLIGLWMPTQLECNVDPCPAVGLHCFTSRPTEKTVFIVFMLIVACVSLALNLGEIFYLMGRRGEHKKRTRIVDEMQKLTPTKTFC, from the coding sequence ATGGGCGACTGGGGATTCCTCTCCAAGCTTTTAGACAAAGTGCAGTCTCACTCAACCAATATTGGGAAAGTGTGGCTGACGGTTCTGCTGATCTTCAGAATAATGGTTCTTGGAGCTGGCCTGGATAAAGTCTGGGGAGATGAACAGTCAAGTATGGTCTGCAACATCAACACTCCTGGCTGCTTGAACGCGTGCTACGACCACATCTTCCCCATTTCCCACATGCGATTCTGGGTGCTCCAAATCATCTTTGTTGCCACGCCAAATCTGGTCTACCTCGGCTATGTTCTGCATGtcatccacaaagaaaacaaactgaGGCTGCATTTACAAAACCAGGAAGAGAAAAGTGGTGTAAAACTGCTCAAATACACTGATGACAACGGGAAGATCTATTACAAAGGGAGCCTGCTTGGTTGCTATATGCTGAGTATCACTGTAACCATTTTGTTTGAAGCCGGGTTCATTGTAGCCCAGTATTATTTAATCGGTCTTTGGATGCCCACACAGCTAGAATGTAATGTAGATCCTTGTCCTGCAGTCGGTCTGCATTGTTTTACATCCCGTCCAACTGAAAAGACCGTATTCATTGTATTCATGCTCATTGTGGCATGTGTGTCATTAGCTTTAAATCTAGGAGAGATATTCTATCTGATGGGTCGAAGAGGGGAACACAAGAAGAGGACACGTATAGTGGATGAGATGCAGAAATTAACCCCCACTAAGACATTTTGCTGA
- the LOC132092214 gene encoding gap junction Cx32.2 protein-like, with amino-acid sequence MGDWGFLSALLDKVQSHSTVIGKIWMSVLFIFRILVLGAAAENVWGDERSNLVCNTNTPGCENVCYDWKFPISHIRFWVMQIIFVSTPTLVYLGHVVHVIHQENKLREEQKINPMSKSPKYTNEKGKVEIKGSMLGSYLTQLFIKIILEVAFIVGQYYLFGFIMDRKFNCKRLPCTVETECFVSRPTEKTVFIIFMLVVACVSLALNVLEIFYLLCKRISGRNKKYRNAIHTSNSQYPSPFSVELDTVNGIRHNELNMAFQNRYGQSKGSLDGAKPEP; translated from the coding sequence ATGGGAGACTGGGGGTTCCTCTCAGCTTTACTGGACAAAGTACAGTCCCACTCCACCGTCATCGGCAAGATATGGATGAGCGTCCTCTTCATCTTCAGGATCCTGGTGCTGGGAGCAGCGGCGGAGAACGTGTGGGGTGACGAGCGATCCAACTTAGTATGCAACACCAACACCCCTGGTTGTGAGAACGTGTGCTATGACTGGAAGTTCCCCATCTCGCATATTCGCTTCTGGGTAATGCAGATCATCTTTGTTTCCACTCCAACTTTGGTATATCTGGGCCACGTGGTGCACGTCATCCACCAAGAGAACAAACTGAGAGAGGAGCAGAAAATAAACCCGATGTCAAAGTCACCAAAATATACAAACGAAAAAGGGAAGGTTGAAATCAAAGGAAGCATGCTGGGTAGCTACTTGACCCAgctgtttataaaaataattttagaggTGGCTTTCATCGTTGGACAGTATTATCTGTTTGGATTTATCATGGATCGTAAGTTCAACTGTAAGCGGTTGCCTTGTACAGTGGAGACTGAGTGTTTCGTGTCTAGACCCACAGAGAAAACCGTCTTCATTATCTTCATGTTGGTGGTGGCATGTGTGTCTCTGGCCTTAAATGTTCTAGAAATATTCTATTTGCTTTGTAAGAGGATAAGTGGGAGAAATAAGAAATATAGGAATGCAATTCATACTAGCAATTCTCAATATCCTTCACCTTTTTCAGTAGAACTTGATACTGTCAATGGAATAAGGCACAATGAGTTAAACATGGCCTTTCAGAACAGATATGGTCAAAGCAAAGGCAGCCTTGATGGAGCCAAACCTGAGCCATAA